In a genomic window of Myxococcaceae bacterium JPH2:
- a CDS encoding trypsin-like peptidase domain-containing protein, translated as MIVLFAVAVLAQTPVVAPVEPGIAPGSSEAARPEAPPPVLPPATHELFRKIQGRVAQVRIIERRSGTKSSIGSAFFVSAQGHAITNYHVVSDLVLHPEDYTAELERGAGTVLVRLLDVDVVHDLALIQTDVPAPDFFPLDDHEPAQGTRLFAMGNPRDLGTTIVEGTYNGLVQDALYERIHFTGAINPGMSGGPTLTGEGRVVGINVSTMGNQVGFLVPVSHARALLARGLQTPRKQVDESLLPVVHQQLLENQQRLTERLLASPLPQQPLDDYRVPGRWNNFLKCWGDTAHEPDTPYTVTNYQCSSEEDIYLSSSHSTGVVSYLHQHVSSRELGALRFASLYSSLYSQDPDSVSATREDVTNFRCQSEFVDVGGLPVRASMCLRAYRRFPGLYDLVLRAATLNASTSGVDSSLTLAGFSADNARKLARRYLEALSWTK; from the coding sequence ATGATCGTCCTCTTCGCCGTCGCCGTGCTCGCGCAGACGCCCGTGGTGGCCCCCGTGGAGCCGGGCATTGCTCCCGGATCGTCCGAGGCCGCGCGTCCCGAGGCACCGCCTCCCGTGCTGCCGCCCGCCACCCACGAGCTGTTCCGCAAGATTCAAGGGCGGGTCGCGCAGGTGCGCATCATCGAGCGGCGCTCGGGGACGAAGTCGTCCATCGGCTCGGCCTTCTTCGTGAGCGCGCAGGGACACGCCATCACGAACTACCACGTGGTCTCGGACCTGGTGCTCCACCCGGAGGACTACACCGCCGAGCTGGAGCGCGGCGCTGGCACCGTGCTGGTGCGGCTCTTGGACGTAGACGTGGTGCACGACCTGGCCCTCATCCAGACGGATGTGCCGGCCCCCGACTTCTTCCCCTTGGATGATCATGAGCCGGCGCAGGGCACACGCCTGTTCGCCATGGGCAACCCGCGTGACCTGGGCACCACCATCGTCGAGGGCACGTACAACGGACTCGTCCAGGATGCGCTGTACGAGCGCATCCACTTCACGGGCGCCATCAACCCGGGCATGAGCGGTGGGCCCACGCTCACCGGCGAGGGCCGCGTGGTGGGCATCAACGTCTCCACGATGGGCAATCAAGTCGGGTTCCTGGTGCCCGTGTCTCATGCGCGCGCGTTGCTGGCCCGTGGGCTCCAGACCCCGCGAAAGCAGGTGGACGAGTCCCTGCTGCCGGTGGTCCATCAACAGCTCCTGGAGAACCAGCAGCGGCTGACGGAGCGGCTGCTCGCCTCGCCTCTGCCGCAGCAGCCGCTGGACGACTACCGCGTGCCGGGGCGGTGGAACAACTTCCTCAAGTGCTGGGGCGACACGGCCCACGAGCCGGATACGCCCTACACGGTGACGAACTACCAGTGCTCATCCGAGGAGGACATCTACCTGTCCTCCAGTCACAGCACGGGCGTGGTGTCCTATCTCCACCAGCACGTGAGCAGCCGAGAGTTGGGAGCGCTGCGCTTCGCGTCGCTGTACAGCTCGCTGTACTCGCAGGACCCGGACTCCGTTTCCGCCACGCGCGAGGACGTGACCAACTTCCGCTGTCAGTCGGAGTTCGTGGATGTGGGCGGGCTGCCCGTGCGCGCGTCGATGTGCCTGCGTGCGTACCGGCGCTTCCCGGGCCTCTATGACCTGGTGCTGCGCGCCGCCACGCTCAACGCGAGCACGAGCGGCGTGGACTCCAGCCTCACCCTGGCTGGCTTCAGCGCGGACAACGCCCGCAAGCTGGCGCGGCGCTACCTGGAGGCCCTCTCGTGGACGAAGTGA
- a CDS encoding 6-phosphofructokinase — protein sequence MTRPLRLGVLTGGGDCPGLNALIRGLVRRGAHEFGHEFVGIENGFMGLCEPELIRPLGVEDTRGILPKGGTILGTSNRANPFAYALREGDHWVERDVSDRVLRRCEELGLDGLVAIGGDGTLSIGHRLAEKGLKVVGCPKTIDNDLSGTDQTFGFDTARLIVTEALDRLHSTAESHDRVMVVEIMGRHAGFLTLDSGIAGGADVILLPEIPYRVESIVEKIHRRATRRRSFSIIAISEGAFPEGGTLAVQEKAEDIPGRGVVRLGGAGKVCADLLAKHIDAEIRVTVLGHLQRGGSPSAADRVLATRYGCKVLDLVRDGQWGHMVALRNNDIVAVPLSESRKERRVDPHGELVRFAKSMGIGFGD from the coding sequence ATGACCCGACCCCTGCGACTCGGAGTCCTCACCGGTGGTGGTGACTGCCCGGGGCTCAACGCCCTCATCCGGGGCCTCGTCCGCCGCGGCGCGCACGAGTTCGGCCACGAGTTCGTGGGCATCGAGAACGGCTTCATGGGGCTGTGCGAGCCGGAGCTCATCCGCCCGCTCGGCGTGGAGGACACGCGCGGCATCCTGCCCAAGGGCGGCACCATCCTGGGCACGTCCAACCGGGCCAACCCCTTCGCCTACGCCCTGCGCGAGGGCGACCACTGGGTGGAGCGGGACGTGTCGGACCGGGTGCTGCGCCGCTGCGAGGAGCTGGGCCTGGATGGGCTCGTCGCCATCGGCGGAGACGGCACGCTGTCCATCGGGCACCGCCTGGCGGAGAAGGGGCTGAAGGTCGTCGGGTGTCCGAAGACCATCGACAACGACTTGTCCGGCACGGACCAGACGTTCGGCTTCGACACCGCGCGGCTCATCGTCACCGAGGCGTTGGATCGCCTGCACTCCACCGCCGAGTCGCATGACCGGGTGATGGTCGTGGAGATCATGGGCCGGCACGCCGGCTTCCTCACGCTGGACAGCGGCATCGCGGGCGGCGCGGACGTCATCCTGCTTCCGGAGATTCCGTACCGCGTGGAGTCCATCGTGGAGAAGATCCACCGCCGGGCCACGCGCCGGCGCAGCTTCTCCATCATCGCCATCTCCGAGGGCGCCTTCCCCGAGGGCGGCACGCTCGCCGTGCAGGAGAAGGCCGAGGACATTCCGGGACGCGGCGTGGTGCGGCTGGGTGGCGCGGGCAAGGTGTGCGCGGACTTGCTGGCGAAGCACATCGACGCGGAGATCCGCGTCACGGTGCTGGGCCACCTGCAACGCGGTGGCAGTCCCAGCGCGGCGGACCGCGTGCTGGCCACGCGCTACGGCTGCAAGGTGTTGGACCTGGTGCGCGACGGGCAGTGGGGCCACATGGTGGCGCTGCGCAACAACGACATCGTCGCGGTGCCGCTGAGTGAGTCGCGCAAGGAGCGCCGGGTGGATCCGCACGGGGAGCTGGTGCGGTTCGCCAAGAGCATGGGAATCGGATTCGGGGACTGA